Below is a genomic region from Leptolyngbya iicbica LK.
CGTCGAAGGACGAAGGCGCAGCGGATGTCTTTCTTTCGTTTGTCCGCTATTCCCAGGGACCGCTGGCAGAAGATTTGCTGCCGCAAATGCAATGCCCAGTATTGGTCATTTGGGGCAATGCTGACCCCTGGGAACCGATTGAACTCGGTCGCGCCTACGCCGATTATCCCGCCGTCGAAGACTTCATCGAGTTAGACGGCGTCGGGCATTGCCCCCAGGATGAGGCTCCCGAACTGGTCAATCCACTGCTGCGGGATTGGGTCGCCAAGCATACGGCGAGTGAGGCTGCAATAGCCGAATCCCACTGAAGCGATCGCCAAAGTCTCGTGCCACAATCGACGTGCGTCGTTGTTGTGGACAGATCATGATGAGTTTCATCTCCTATCGGCTGAAAGCTAGGCTGCGTCACGGTCTGTTGGCAGCGATCGCGATGGCATTGACGACCTCGGGGGGAGCGGCGATCGCGCAAGTCCCCGACCTGATTGAAAACAACCTGCTGGCTGAACTGATTCAGGTGGATTTGTACTTAGGCCGCCAAATGCCTGAGGGCGAAACCATTTCAGACGAAGACTTTGAAACCTTCATCGACACGGAAATCACCCCGCGCTTTCCCGATGGGCTGACTGT
It encodes:
- a CDS encoding DUF3574 domain-containing protein, with the translated sequence MSFISYRLKARLRHGLLAAIAMALTTSGGAAIAQVPDLIENNLLAELIQVDLYLGRQMPEGETISDEDFETFIDTEITPRFPDGLTVWNASGRYQNASGTLIAEPSNVVRLVFLDTQANEAALMEVIQAYITQFEQETVMVLVDEDVTVEFVPAIEATPVPAIFTE